In the Acidobacteriota bacterium genome, one interval contains:
- the rpsG gene encoding 30S ribosomal protein S7: MPRRGVVTRKELNPDPIYQSTLVAKFLNAIMRKGKKATAENIFYGAMDIIQAKTKDDPLKTFKKALENVKPMLEVKSRRVGGANYQIPVEVNPDRKLSLSFRWLIQYSKERGEKTMREKLAGEILDASENRGGAIKKREDTHKMAEANKAFAHYRW; encoded by the coding sequence GTGCCAAGAAGAGGAGTAGTTACCAGAAAAGAGCTCAACCCGGACCCGATCTACCAGTCTACTCTTGTGGCAAAATTCCTCAATGCCATAATGAGAAAGGGTAAAAAAGCGACTGCGGAAAACATCTTCTATGGCGCCATGGACATCATCCAGGCCAAAACCAAAGATGATCCGCTTAAAACCTTCAAGAAGGCCTTGGAGAACGTCAAACCGATGCTCGAAGTGAAATCGCGAAGGGTTGGAGGCGCAAATTATCAGATTCCAGTGGAGGTCAACCCCGACAGGAAGCTCTCTCTTTCCTTCCGCTGGCTGATACAGTACTCGAAGGAGAGAGGCGAGAAGACCATGCGTGAAAAGCTGGCTGGAGAAATCCTAGATGCTTCGGAAAACAGAGGAGGCGCCATCAAGAAGAGAGAAGATACGCATAAGATGGCAGAGGCGAACAAAGCTTTTGCCCATTATCGATGGTAA